Proteins from a single region of Pongo abelii isolate AG06213 chromosome 17, NHGRI_mPonAbe1-v2.0_pri, whole genome shotgun sequence:
- the SALL3 gene encoding sal-like protein 3, with protein MSRRKQAKPQHLKSDEELPPPDGAPEHAAPGEGADDADSRPESRSGSEETSVCEKCCAEFFKWADFLEHQRSCTKLPPVLIVHEDAPAPPPEDFPEPSPASSPSEHAESEAAEEAGVEGAEGEARPVEKEAEPMDAEPAGDTRAPRPPPAAPAPPTPAYGAPSTNVTLEALLSTKVAVAQFSQGARAAGGSGAGGGVAAAAVPVILEQLMALQQQQIHQLQLIEQIRSQVALMQRPPPRPSLSPAAAPSAPGPAASQLPGLAALPLSAGTPAAPAAFEGAQPLSRPESGASTPGGPAEPSAPTAPSAAPAPAAPAPAPAPQSAASSQPQSASTPPALAPGSLLGSAPGLPSPLLPQTSASGVIFPNPLVSIAATANALDPLSALMKHRKGKPPNVSVFEPKASAEDPFFKHKCRFCAKVFGSDSALQIHLRSHTGERPFKCNICGNRFSTKGNLKVHFQRHKEKYPHIQMNPYPVPEYLDNVPTCSGIPYGMSLPPEKPVTTWLDSKPVLPTVPTSVGLQLPPTVPGAHGYADSPSATPASRSPQRPSPASSECASLSPGLNHTESGVSATAESPQPLLGGPPLTKAEPVSLPCTNARAGDAPVGAQASATPTSVDGAPTSLGSPGLPAVSEQFKAQFPFGGLLDSMQTSETSKLQQLVENIDKKMTDPNQCVICHRVLSCQSALKMHYRTHTGERPFKCKICGRAFTTKGNLKTHFGVHRAKPPLRVQHSCPICQKKFTNAVVLQQHIRMHMGGQIPNTPLPEGFQDAMDSELAYDDKNAETLSSYDDDMDENSMEEDAELKDAASDPVKPLLSYAGSCPPSPPSVISSIAALENQMKMIDSVMSCQQLTGLKSVENGSGESDRLSNDSSSAVGDLESRSAGSPALSESSSSQALSPVPSNGESFRSKSPGLGAPEEPQEIPLKTERPDSPAPAPGSGGAPGRAGVKEEVPFSLLFLSRERGKCPSTVCGVCGKPFACKSALEIHYRSHTKERPFVCALCRRGCSTMGNLKQHLLTHRLKELPSQLFDPNFALGPSQSTPSLVSSAAPTMIKMEVNGHGKAMALGEGPPLPAGIQVPAGPQTVMGPGLAPMLAPPPRRTPKQHNCQSCGKTFSSASALQIHERTHTGEKPFGCTICGRAFTTKGNLKVHMGTHMWNNAPARRGRRLSVENPMALLGGDALKFSEMFQKDLAARAMNVDPSFWNQYAAAITNGLAMKNNEISVIQNGGIPQLPVSLGGSALPPLGTMASGMDKARTGSSPPIVSLDKASSETAASRPFTRFIEDNKEIGIN; from the exons CCGCCCCGGGGGAAGGTGCGGACGACGCAGACAGCAGGCCCGAGAGCCGCAGCGGGAGCGAGGAGACCAGCGTGTGCGAGAAATGCTGCGCCGAGTTCTTCAAATGGGCGGACTTCCTGGAGCACCAGCGGAGCTGCACCAAGCTCCCGCCTGTGCTGATCGTGCACGAGGACGCGCCCGCGCCGCCCCCCGAGGACTTCCCCGAGCCTTCGCCCGCCAGCTCCCCGAGCGAGCACGCCGAAAGCGAGGCGGCCGAGGAGGCGGGTGTGGAGGGCGCGGAGGGCGAGGCCAGGCCGGTGGAGAAGGAGGCCGAGCCCATGGACGCGGAACCCGCGGGGGACACGCGCGCGCCCCGGCCCCCGCCTGCGGCCCCTGCACCCCCCACGCCCGCCTACGGCGCGCCCAGCACCAACGTGACCTTGGAGGCGCTGCTGAGCACCAAGGTGGCGGTGGCGCAGTTCTCGCAGGGCGCGCGCGCGGCGGGCGGCTCGGGCGCAGGTGGCGGCGTGGCAGCTGCGGCCGTGCCCGTGATCCTGGAACAGCTCATggccctgcagcagcagcagatcCACCAGCTGCAGCTCATCGAGCAGATCCGCAGCCAGGTGGCCCTCATGCAACGCCCGCCGCCACGGCCCTCTCTCAGCCCCGCGGCTGCCCCGAGCGCACCGGGCCCGGCCGCCAGCCAGCTGCCCGGGCTGGCCGCGCTCCCGCTGTCGGCGGGGACCCCCGCCGCCCCGGCCGCCTTCGAGGGCGCGCAGCCGCTGTCCCGGCCCGAGTCTGGCGCCAGCACCCCCGGCGGCCCTGCCGAACCCAGCGCGCCTACCGCCCCCAGCGCCGCCCCtgcccccgccgcccccgccccgGCCCCAGCGCCGCAGAGCGCGGCCTCGTCGCAGCCGCAGAGCGCATCCACGCCGCCTGCCCTGGCCCCGGGGTCCCTGCTGGGCTCGGCGCCCGGCCTGCCAAGCCCGCTTCTACCTCAGACTTCCGCCAGCGGCGTCATCTTCCCCAACCCGCTGGTCAGCATCGCGGCCACGGCCAACGCCCTGGACCCGCTGTCCGCGCTCATGAAGCACCGCAAGGGCAAGCCGCCCAATGTGTCGGTGTTCGAGCCCAAGGCCAGCGCCGAGGACCCGTTCTTCAAGCACAAATGCCGCTTCTGCGCCAAGGTCTTCGGCAGCGACAGCGCGCTCCAGATCCACCTGCGCTCGCACACAGGCGAGCGGCCCTTTAAGTGCAACATCTGCGGGAATCGCTTTTCCACCAAAGGCAACCTGAAGGTGCACTTCCAGAGGCACAAGGAGAAGTACCCCCACATCCAGATGAACCCTTACCCGGTCCCTGAGTACCTGGACAACGTGCCCACCTGCTCAGGCATCCCCTACGGCATGTCGCTGCCCCCCGAGAAGCCCGTGACCACCTGGCTGGACAGCAAGCCCGTGCTGCCCACCGTGCCCACGTCCGTGGGACTGCAACTGCCGCCCACTGTCCCTGGCGCGCACGGCTACGCCGACTCCCCCAGCGCCACCCCCGCCAGCCGCTCCCCGCAGAGGCCCTCGCCCGCCTCCAGCGAGTGCGCCTCCTTGTCCCCAGGCCTCAACCACACGGAGTCTGGCGTGTCGGCCACCGCCGAGTCCCCACAGCCGCTCCTTGGCGGGCCGCCCCTGACTAAAGCCGAGCCCGTCAGCCTGCCCTGCACCAACGCCAGGGCCGGGGACGCTCCCGTAGGCGCGCAGGCCAGCGCTACACCCACATCGGTGGACGGCGCACCCACGAGCCTTGGCAGCCCCGGACTGCCCGCCGTCTCCGAGCAGTTCAAGGCCCAGTTTCCGTTCGGGGGGCTGCTAGACTCGATGCAAACGTCGGAAACCTCAAAGCTGCAGCAGCTGGTAGAGAACATCGACAAGAAGATGACGGACCCGAACCAGTGCGTCATCTGCCACCGGGTGCTGAGCTGCCAGAGCGCGCTGAAGATGCACTACCGGACGCACACGGGGGAGCGGCCGTTCAAGTGCAAGATCTGCGGCCGCGCCTTCACCACCAAGGGCAACCTGAAGACGCACTTCGGCGTGCACCGTGCAAAGCCGCCCCTGCGCGTGCAGCACTCCTGCCCCATCTGCCAGAAGAAGTTCACCAACGCCGTGGTCCTGCAGCAGCACATCCGCATGCACATGGGCGGCCAGATCCCCAACACGCCGCTGCCCGAGGGCTTCCAGGATGCCATGGACTCCGAGCTGGCCTACGACGACAAGAACGCGGAGACCCTGAGCAGCTACGATGACGACATGGACGAGAACTCCATGGAGGAGGACGCCGAGCTGAAGGACGCGGCCAGCGACCCGGTCAAGCCGCTCCTGTCCTACGCGGGGTCCTGCCCGCCCTCCCCGCCCTCGGTCATCTCCAGCATTGCCGCCCTGGAGAACCAGATGAAGATGATCGACTCGGTCATGAGCTGCCAGCAGCTGACCGGCCTCAAGTCCGTGGAGAACGGGTCCGGGGAGAGTGACCGCCTGAGCAACGACTCCTCGTCGGCCGTGGGCGACCTGGAGAGCCGCAGCGCGGGCAGCCCCGCCCTGTCCGAGTCCTCGTCCTCGCAGGCCCTGTCGCCGGTCCCCAGCAATGGCGAGAGCTTCCGCTCCAAGTCCCCGGGCCTGGGCGCCCCGGAGGAGCCCCAGGAAATCCCGCTCAAGACCGAGAGGCCCGACAGCCCGGCCCCCGCCCCGGGCAGCGGAGGCGCCCCTGGCCGCGCGGGCGTCAAGGAGGAGGTGCCCTTCAGCCTGCTGTTCCTGAGCAGGGAGCGGGGTAAGTGTCCCAGCactgtgtgtggtgtctgtggcAAGCCTTTTGCTTGCAAGAGCGCGTTGGAAATCCACTACCGCAGCCATACTAAGGAGCGGCCGTTCGTCTGCGCGCTCTGCAGGCGAGGGTGCTCCACTATGGGTAATTTAAAACAGCACTTACTGACACACAGATTGAAAGAGCTGCCTTCTCAGTTATTTGACCCCAACTTTGCTCTAGGTCCCAGCCAAAGCACTCCTAGCCTGGTCTCCAGCGCCGCACCCACCATGATCAAAATGGAAGTGAACGGTCACGGCAAGGCCATGGCGCTGGGCGAGGGTCCCCCGCTGCCCGCGGGCATCCAGGTCCCCGCCGGGCCTCAGACAGTGATGGGCCCAGGCCTGGCGCCCATGCTGGCCCCCCCGCCGCGCCGGACGCCCAAGCAGCACAACTGCCAGTCGTGCGGGAAGACCTTCTCCTCAGCCAGCGCCCTGCAGATCCATGAGCGCACGCACACCGGCGAGAAGCCGTTCGGCTGCACCATCTGCGGCCGGGCCTTCACCACTAAGGGCAACCTCAAG GTGCACATGGGGACACACATGTGGAATAACGCCCCCGCGAGACGCGGCCGCCGCCTGTCTGTGGAGAACCCCATGGCTCTCCTAGGGGGTGATGCCCTGAAGTTCTCTGAAATGTTCCAGAAGGACCTGGCAGCTCGGGCAATGAACGTCGACCCCAGTTTTTGGAACCAGTATGCTGCAGCCATCACTAACGGGCTCGCCATGAAGAACAACGAGATCTCCGTCATCCAGAACGGAGGCATCCCCCAGCTCCCCGTGAGTCTCGGGGGCAGCGCCCTCCCACCTCTGGGCACCATGGCCAGTGGGATGGACAAAGCGCGCACTGGCAGTAGCCCACCCATCGTCAGCTTGGACAAAGCAAGCTCAGAAACAGCAGCCAGCCGCCCATTCACACGGTTTATCGAGGATAACAAGGAGATTGGTATCAACTAG